A genomic region of Herbaspirillum sp. DW155 contains the following coding sequences:
- the rbbA gene encoding ribosome-associated ATPase/putative transporter RbbA: MKEPLGQGPVARLSGVSLHYGSKPALQAVSLEIPVGCMVGLIGPDGVGKSSLLSLVAGARALQQGAVEVLGGDMRRAGHREQVCPRIAYMPQGLGKNLYPTLSVEENLQFFGRLFGQSAQERRSRIDTLTTGTGLAPFLTRPAGKLSGGMKQKLGLCCSLIHDPDLLILDEPTTGVDPLSRAQFWELIAHIRQQRPGMSVIVATAYMEEADRFDFLVAMDDGQVLATGTPAELHARTGTASLEEAFIALLPPDKRRGHQPVQVSPLDPAREADIAIEARGLTMRFGDFMAVDHVDFRIRRGEIFGFLGSNGCGKSTTMKMLTGLLPASEGQAWLFGQTVDPRDMATRARVGYMSQAFSLYGELSVRQNLVLHARLYRVPPEQIAARTEEMAQRFGLLEVMDSLPESLPLGIRQRLSLAVAMVHKPELLILDEPTSGVDPIARDLFWQLMIDLARRDQVTIFISTHFMNEAQRCDRISLMHAGRVLVSATPDELIRQRGASTLEQAFIAYLEEAAAKGVNPPAPEAKLTSAPNRRPAGLALRPGRLRTSLGRALSYSQRESLELRRDPVRATLALLGTVILMFIIGYGINLDVENLSYAVLDRDQTGLSQNYALNLSGSRYFIERPPISDYQDLDRRMRSGEISLAIEIPPGFARDIARGKPVEVGAWVDGAMPTRAETVRGYVQGMHQLWLADMATHRLGQRVGQAATIETRYRYNPDVKSLPAMVPAIIPLLLMMIPAMLTALSVVREKELGSILNLYVTPVTRTEFLLGKQLPYLLLGMLNFAMLTVLAVTVFGVPVKGSLFTLTLAALIFVICSTGLGLLASTFTRSQIAALFVTMIGTIIPCVQFAGLLNPVSSLEGMGALVGQIYPATHFLTISRGVFSKALAVGDLGASFWPLVVAAPAILGFSVLLLKKQEQ, encoded by the coding sequence ATGAAGGAGCCGCTCGGCCAGGGCCCGGTGGCGCGCCTGTCGGGCGTGTCGCTGCACTATGGCAGCAAGCCGGCTTTGCAGGCGGTATCGCTGGAGATCCCGGTCGGCTGCATGGTCGGCCTGATCGGGCCCGATGGCGTGGGCAAATCCAGCCTCCTGTCGCTGGTGGCCGGTGCGCGCGCCTTGCAGCAGGGCGCGGTGGAGGTGCTGGGCGGCGACATGCGCCGCGCGGGGCACCGCGAACAGGTTTGCCCGCGCATCGCCTACATGCCGCAAGGGCTGGGCAAGAATCTCTATCCCACGCTCTCCGTGGAAGAAAACCTGCAATTCTTCGGCCGCCTGTTCGGCCAGTCCGCGCAGGAACGCCGCAGCCGCATCGATACGCTCACCACCGGCACCGGCCTGGCGCCCTTCCTGACACGGCCTGCCGGCAAGCTCTCCGGCGGCATGAAGCAGAAGCTGGGGCTGTGCTGTTCGCTGATCCATGATCCCGATCTGCTGATCCTGGACGAGCCCACCACCGGTGTCGATCCGCTCTCGCGTGCGCAGTTCTGGGAGCTGATCGCGCATATCCGCCAGCAGCGACCCGGCATGAGCGTCATCGTCGCCACCGCCTACATGGAAGAAGCCGACCGCTTCGATTTCCTGGTGGCGATGGACGATGGTCAGGTCCTGGCCACCGGCACCCCCGCCGAACTGCACGCCCGCACCGGCACCGCTTCGCTGGAAGAGGCCTTCATCGCCTTGCTGCCACCGGACAAGCGGCGCGGCCACCAGCCGGTGCAGGTGAGCCCGCTGGACCCGGCGCGCGAGGCCGACATCGCCATCGAAGCGCGCGGCCTGACCATGCGCTTTGGCGACTTCATGGCGGTGGACCATGTGGACTTCCGCATCCGGCGCGGCGAGATCTTCGGTTTTCTCGGCTCTAACGGTTGTGGCAAGTCCACCACCATGAAGATGCTGACCGGCCTCTTGCCCGCCAGCGAAGGCCAGGCCTGGCTGTTCGGCCAGACCGTCGATCCACGCGACATGGCTACCCGCGCCCGCGTGGGCTACATGTCGCAGGCCTTTTCACTCTATGGCGAACTGAGCGTGCGCCAGAACCTGGTCCTGCATGCGCGTCTGTACCGTGTGCCGCCTGAGCAGATCGCTGCGCGCACCGAGGAGATGGCGCAGCGCTTCGGCCTGCTGGAGGTGATGGACAGCCTGCCCGAGAGCCTGCCCCTGGGCATCCGCCAACGGCTCTCGCTGGCCGTGGCCATGGTGCACAAGCCGGAGCTGCTGATCCTGGATGAACCGACCTCGGGCGTGGACCCGATTGCGCGCGACCTGTTCTGGCAACTGATGATCGACCTGGCGCGGCGCGACCAGGTGACCATCTTCATCTCCACCCACTTCATGAACGAGGCCCAGCGCTGCGACCGCATCTCGCTCATGCATGCGGGCCGCGTGCTGGTCAGCGCCACCCCCGACGAACTGATCCGGCAGCGCGGTGCCTCAACTCTGGAACAAGCCTTCATCGCCTATCTGGAAGAGGCGGCGGCCAAGGGCGTGAATCCGCCCGCACCTGAAGCAAAGCTCACATCGGCTCCAAACCGCCGTCCTGCGGGCCTTGCGCTACGCCCCGGACGCCTGCGCACCAGCCTGGGCCGGGCGCTGAGCTACAGCCAGCGCGAGAGCCTGGAGTTGCGGCGCGACCCGGTACGCGCCACGCTGGCCTTGCTGGGTACGGTGATCCTGATGTTCATCATCGGCTATGGCATCAACCTGGACGTGGAAAACCTCAGCTATGCCGTGCTCGACCGCGACCAGACCGGCCTGAGCCAGAACTATGCGCTCAACCTCTCGGGCTCGCGCTACTTCATCGAGCGTCCGCCCATCAGCGATTACCAGGACCTGGACCGCCGCATGCGCAGCGGCGAGATTTCGCTGGCCATTGAAATCCCGCCCGGTTTTGCCCGCGATATTGCGCGCGGCAAACCGGTGGAAGTGGGGGCCTGGGTCGATGGCGCCATGCCCACGCGCGCCGAGACCGTGCGCGGCTACGTGCAGGGCATGCATCAGCTGTGGCTGGCCGACATGGCCACGCACCGGCTCGGACAGCGCGTGGGCCAGGCCGCCACCATCGAGACGCGCTATCGCTACAACCCGGATGTGAAGAGCCTGCCGGCGATGGTGCCGGCCATCATTCCGTTGCTGCTGATGATGATTCCCGCGATGCTGACAGCCCTGTCGGTAGTGCGCGAGAAGGAGTTGGGCTCCATCCTCAATCTCTACGTGACGCCCGTCACGCGCACCGAATTTCTGCTGGGCAAGCAACTGCCTTATCTGCTGCTGGGCATGCTCAATTTCGCCATGCTCACGGTGTTGGCGGTGACCGTGTTCGGGGTGCCGGTCAAGGGCAGTCTCTTCACGCTGACGCTGGCCGCGCTGATCTTCGTGATCTGCTCCACCGGCTTGGGCCTGCTGGCCTCGACCTTTACCCGCAGCCAGATCGCAGCGCTGTTCGTGACTATGATCGGCACCATCATTCCCTGCGTGCAGTTTGCCGGACTCCTGAATCCGGTCTCCTCGCTCGAAGGCATGGGGGCGCTGGTCGGGCAGATCTATCCGGCCACGCATTTCCTCACCATCAGCCGCGGCGTGTTCAGCAAGGCGCTTGCGGTGGGGGACCTGGGGGCTTCGTTCTGGCCGCTGGTGGTGGCGGCGCCCGCGATCCTGGGCTTCTCGGTGCTGCTGTTGAAGAAGCAGGAGCAGTGA